In Arthrobacter sp. QXT-31, one genomic interval encodes:
- a CDS encoding polysaccharide pyruvyl transferase family protein, with protein MQSGPLYLIGPSGNPNFGDEFIAAAWLKHLAEVRPDADVWLDCPQPGLAQVLFDGLHPRLRVTNTLWRLVHETAEMPLDEAAEVIRARVTRLGSPSYDLGLLKLREAQSLHLIGGGFINENWSHHAGLVVAMRAVHAITGARLIATGQGLMPELTSAPAEMPLFQDFAHAAARDEAGARAYGISQELDDAFLGLTAELARSTAEPGLYVCIQSDTADPERFGTAVELARTAVEKAASEGTNAYYVEAIPGADRVAYEQLADLIPEERFLPFLHIWAHGLPLSGDQTWVTSRFHFHLLAASAGARGMAVGMKKGYYDVKHESLTALGSGWSLALDGDAPGIPENRGSLRDELPALVARKRAEADKIYPPLPDQPTATAPLTAGSLTAGAAKLFNKALAAPRRNKVRPGAL; from the coding sequence ATGCAGTCGGGTCCTCTTTATCTGATCGGCCCTTCGGGCAACCCCAATTTCGGCGACGAGTTCATCGCCGCGGCATGGCTGAAGCATCTTGCCGAGGTGCGGCCCGACGCCGATGTCTGGCTGGACTGCCCCCAGCCTGGCCTGGCGCAGGTCCTCTTCGATGGGCTGCATCCGCGCCTGCGCGTCACCAACACACTGTGGCGGCTGGTGCACGAGACTGCTGAAATGCCGCTGGACGAAGCGGCGGAGGTCATCAGGGCCCGGGTCACTCGCCTCGGCTCCCCCTCCTACGATCTGGGCCTCCTCAAGCTGCGCGAAGCACAATCCCTGCACCTCATCGGGGGCGGCTTCATCAATGAGAACTGGTCCCACCACGCCGGACTGGTAGTTGCCATGCGTGCCGTCCACGCCATCACGGGCGCCCGGCTGATTGCCACCGGCCAGGGACTCATGCCCGAACTCACCTCGGCGCCTGCCGAGATGCCCCTGTTCCAGGACTTCGCGCACGCAGCAGCCCGCGACGAAGCCGGCGCCCGCGCCTACGGCATCAGCCAGGAACTGGACGATGCCTTCCTCGGCCTCACCGCCGAACTGGCCCGCTCGACGGCCGAACCCGGCCTCTACGTCTGCATCCAGAGCGACACCGCCGACCCCGAGCGGTTCGGGACCGCGGTGGAGCTGGCGAGGACCGCCGTCGAAAAGGCCGCTAGCGAGGGAACGAACGCCTATTACGTTGAAGCCATCCCGGGCGCCGACCGCGTTGCCTACGAACAGCTGGCGGACCTGATCCCGGAAGAACGGTTCCTGCCGTTCCTGCATATCTGGGCCCACGGCCTCCCCCTCTCCGGGGACCAGACCTGGGTGACCAGCCGGTTCCATTTCCACCTGCTGGCCGCGTCGGCGGGGGCACGGGGCATGGCAGTCGGCATGAAGAAGGGGTACTACGACGTCAAGCACGAGTCGCTGACCGCCCTCGGCAGTGGCTGGTCGCTGGCGCTTGACGGCGACGCTCCCGGAATCCCTGAAAACCGCGGTTCGCTGCGCGATGAACTCCCGGCGCTGGTGGCCCGAAAGCGCGCCGAGGCTGACAAGATCTATCCGCCGCTGCCGGACCAGCCGACAGCCACAGCGCCCCTGACCGCGGGTTCGCTGACTGCCGGTGCCGCGAAGCTCTTCAACAAGGCACTCGCCGCGCCGCGGAGGAACAAGGTCCGGCCGGGAGCTCTCTGA
- a CDS encoding Fur family transcriptional regulator → MTDHPESHEAWAAALRAHGRRVTKQRLAVLAAVEHHPHSPAENILAAAREELPELTAQSVYVVLGDLTDLQMLRRFEPPHSPALYETRVGDNHHHAICISCGRVEDVDCAVGHAPCLTPHWNEDSQPMTIQIADVMYQGICGECQRAQKLPANVNGK, encoded by the coding sequence ATGACCGATCACCCGGAAAGCCACGAAGCATGGGCCGCGGCCCTGCGCGCCCACGGCCGACGGGTGACCAAGCAGCGGCTGGCAGTGCTGGCCGCCGTCGAACACCACCCGCACTCCCCGGCGGAAAACATCCTGGCGGCTGCCCGCGAGGAACTGCCGGAACTGACGGCGCAGTCCGTGTACGTGGTGCTGGGTGATTTGACGGACCTGCAAATGCTGCGCCGTTTTGAGCCTCCGCATTCGCCGGCACTGTATGAGACGCGGGTGGGCGACAACCACCATCACGCGATCTGCATCAGCTGCGGCCGGGTGGAGGACGTCGACTGTGCCGTCGGCCATGCCCCGTGCCTGACACCGCACTGGAACGAGGATTCCCAGCCCATGACCATCCAGATCGCGGATGTCATGTACCAGGGGATCTGCGGAGAGTGCCAGCGGGCCCAAAAGCTTCCTGCAAACGTAAATGGCAAGTAA
- a CDS encoding MFS transporter produces MGKLLADITPLRESPDFRRLWIGSAVSNIGSQLTLVAVGLEVYRLTQDSLYVGLLSIFALVPLVFGGLLGGSIADSHDRRTVALLSSGVLWLTTGGLALQAWLEVGSVWLLYGLVAVQSGAQAINQPARSAIIPALLRKELLPAANALNMVTFGLSMTAGPLLAGVLVASVGFGWTYTLDAVSFVFAFWALLKLPPMPPAEEAGRAGLRSVVEGFRFLGTRPNLRMTFILDLIAMILAQPRALLPAVGALMIGGGETTVGILLASVAVGAFLAGLFSGPLGAIRRQGSAVVWSVMGWGASIAGLGLVVVLAGRSGSEGVTLWLIPAALCCALAGISDSISAVFRTTILQAATPDHLRGRLQGVFIVVVAGGPRLGDMLAGGGTKILSEGWVLLLGGVLCIVVAWTVARWQSGFMKYDARNPVP; encoded by the coding sequence GTGGGAAAACTTCTGGCTGACATCACTCCGCTGCGCGAAAGCCCTGATTTCCGCCGGCTGTGGATTGGCTCGGCGGTCTCCAACATCGGCAGCCAGCTCACCCTTGTGGCTGTGGGCCTCGAGGTGTACCGGCTCACCCAGGACAGCCTGTACGTCGGCCTGCTCAGCATCTTTGCCCTGGTTCCGCTGGTGTTCGGCGGTCTGCTCGGCGGCTCCATCGCCGACTCCCACGACCGCCGCACGGTGGCGCTGCTGTCGTCCGGGGTGCTGTGGCTGACCACCGGCGGACTCGCCCTCCAGGCCTGGCTGGAGGTGGGCAGTGTGTGGCTGCTGTACGGGCTGGTGGCCGTGCAGAGCGGGGCGCAGGCGATCAACCAGCCGGCGCGCAGCGCCATCATTCCCGCGCTGCTGCGCAAAGAGCTCCTGCCGGCCGCCAACGCACTGAACATGGTGACGTTCGGCCTGTCCATGACGGCGGGGCCGCTGCTGGCCGGCGTCCTGGTGGCCAGTGTCGGCTTCGGCTGGACGTACACACTGGACGCCGTCAGTTTCGTCTTTGCCTTTTGGGCGCTGCTGAAGCTTCCTCCCATGCCGCCGGCGGAGGAGGCGGGGCGTGCCGGACTGCGGTCCGTCGTCGAGGGTTTCCGGTTCCTGGGCACGCGGCCCAACCTGCGGATGACGTTCATCCTTGACCTGATTGCGATGATCCTGGCCCAGCCGCGGGCGCTGCTGCCCGCCGTCGGAGCCCTCATGATCGGCGGCGGGGAAACAACGGTGGGTATTCTGCTGGCCTCCGTGGCGGTGGGCGCCTTCCTCGCCGGCCTCTTTTCCGGGCCGCTCGGCGCGATCCGGCGGCAGGGAAGCGCAGTGGTGTGGTCCGTCATGGGCTGGGGTGCGTCCATCGCCGGGTTAGGCCTGGTAGTGGTGCTGGCCGGGCGGTCCGGGTCCGAAGGAGTGACCCTGTGGCTGATTCCGGCGGCCCTCTGCTGCGCCCTGGCGGGAATCTCCGACTCGATCAGCGCCGTCTTCCGCACCACCATCCTGCAGGCCGCGACCCCCGACCACCTGCGCGGCCGCCTGCAGGGCGTCTTCATTGTGGTGGTTGCCGGAGGCCCCCGGCTTGGCGACATGCTGGCCGGTGGCGGCACTAAAATTCTGAGTGAGGGCTGGGTCCTGCTGCTCGGCGGCGTCCTGTGCATCGTCGTGGCCTGGACAGTGGCGCGGTGGCAGTCCGGCTTCATGAAGTACGACGCGCGGAATCCGGTTCCGTAG
- the htpX gene encoding zinc metalloprotease HtpX, which yields MHNHHNGLKTAALFGVLWAILLGLGALIAANTRSSTPILIMALIGVGTTAYGYWNSDKIALRSMQAYPVSEAQAPQLYQMVRELSARANQPMPRIYVSPTMAPNAFATGRNPQNAAVCCTEGILQLLTPRELRGVLGHELMHVYNRDILTSSVAAAVAGVITSVGQMLLFFGGGDRRNSNPLALIAMALLAPLAASLIQVAISRTREYDADEDGSQLTGDPLALASALHKIHQGVQAAPLPQDQRLVNASHLMIANPFRGGGLSKLFATHPPMQDRISRLERMAGRPLR from the coding sequence GTGCACAATCACCACAACGGACTGAAAACGGCGGCGCTGTTCGGCGTGCTTTGGGCGATCCTGCTGGGCCTGGGAGCGCTCATTGCCGCCAACACCCGCAGCTCCACCCCGATCCTGATCATGGCACTGATCGGCGTGGGGACCACGGCCTACGGTTACTGGAACAGTGACAAGATCGCACTCCGGTCCATGCAGGCTTATCCCGTCTCCGAAGCGCAGGCGCCGCAGCTGTACCAGATGGTCAGGGAGCTCTCTGCCCGCGCCAACCAGCCCATGCCGCGGATCTATGTCTCGCCCACCATGGCGCCCAACGCCTTCGCCACGGGGCGGAACCCGCAAAACGCGGCCGTCTGCTGCACGGAAGGGATCCTGCAGCTCCTCACCCCGCGGGAACTGCGGGGCGTCCTCGGCCATGAGCTCATGCACGTCTACAACCGCGACATCCTGACCTCGTCCGTGGCCGCTGCGGTGGCGGGAGTCATCACGTCGGTGGGGCAGATGCTGCTGTTCTTTGGCGGCGGGGACCGGCGGAATTCGAATCCGCTGGCGCTCATCGCCATGGCGCTGCTGGCACCGCTGGCAGCATCACTGATCCAAGTGGCCATCTCCCGCACGCGGGAGTACGACGCCGACGAGGACGGTTCGCAGCTAACCGGCGATCCACTGGCCCTCGCCTCCGCCCTGCACAAGATCCACCAGGGCGTCCAGGCTGCGCCGCTTCCGCAGGACCAGCGGCTGGTCAACGCCTCGCACCTGATGATCGCCAACCCGTTCCGGGGCGGCGGGCTCAGCAAGCTCTTCGCGACGCACCCGCCGATGCAGGACCGCATCAGCCGCCTGGAGCGAATGGCGGGCCGGCCGCTCAGGTAA
- a CDS encoding GNAT family N-acetyltransferase encodes MNFAVTPEPWDAEDGAALRSMQRAELDARYGSDDHEPGSAPSAEDITVFLVARNREGTAIACGALRQLDSRSAEIKRMFVLPEHRGSGAATAVLRSLEAEATRLGLAELKLETGTAQPDAIRFYEREGYRPIDNFGPYAGEPLSVCYARSL; translated from the coding sequence ATGAACTTCGCGGTCACCCCTGAACCGTGGGACGCCGAGGACGGCGCCGCGCTCCGCAGCATGCAGCGCGCCGAACTCGATGCCCGTTACGGCAGCGACGACCACGAGCCCGGATCAGCGCCGAGCGCCGAGGACATCACCGTGTTCCTGGTGGCCCGGAACCGCGAGGGAACAGCAATCGCGTGCGGCGCCCTGCGCCAGCTGGACTCCCGGTCCGCGGAAATCAAGCGGATGTTCGTGCTGCCGGAGCACCGCGGAAGCGGCGCGGCCACGGCCGTCCTGCGAAGCCTGGAGGCCGAGGCCACCCGCCTGGGCCTGGCAGAGCTCAAACTGGAAACCGGCACAGCCCAGCCGGACGCCATCCGTTTTTACGAGCGTGAGGGCTACCGGCCCATCGACAATTTCGGGCCTTACGCCGGCGAGCCGCTGTCCGTCTGCTACGCCCGGTCTCTCTGA
- a CDS encoding YajQ family cyclic di-GMP-binding protein, with product MAGESTFDVVSKVDKQEVANALNQAQKELAQRYDFKGVGAEVDFSGEKILMKANSEERVLAVLDVLQSKLIRRGISLKSLDTGEPYASGKEFRLEASIKEGIAQDLAKKINKLIRDEGPKSVKSQIQGDELRVSSKSRDDLQATMALLKDFDEADLQFVNFRS from the coding sequence ATGGCAGGCGAGTCCACATTCGACGTCGTAAGCAAGGTAGACAAGCAGGAGGTGGCCAACGCGCTGAACCAGGCGCAAAAGGAACTCGCCCAGCGCTACGACTTCAAGGGCGTGGGTGCCGAGGTCGACTTCAGCGGCGAGAAGATCCTGATGAAGGCGAACTCCGAGGAGCGCGTCCTGGCAGTGCTGGACGTGCTGCAGTCCAAGCTGATCCGCCGCGGCATCTCCCTCAAGTCCCTGGACACCGGCGAACCGTACGCGTCCGGCAAGGAATTCCGGCTGGAGGCCTCCATCAAGGAAGGCATCGCGCAGGACCTCGCCAAGAAGATCAACAAGCTCATCCGCGACGAGGGACCGAAGTCCGTCAAGTCGCAGATCCAGGGCGATGAGCTCCGCGTCTCGTCCAAGTCCCGCGACGACCTCCAGGCCACCATGGCCCTGCTGAAGGACTTCGACGAGGCCGACCTCCAGTTCGTGAACTTCCGCAGCTAG